A stretch of Kaistella flava (ex Peng et al. 2021) DNA encodes these proteins:
- a CDS encoding ABC transporter ATP-binding protein, which translates to MDSATNIKTVLELKNLYKSFGDNHVLNGFNLKLFEGENLVVMGKSGAGKSVMIKCLVGLIQPDSGSITINDQDITTMGHKELDILRTEIGFLFQGSALYDSMTVRENLEFPLRRHKDKIENFQGTEVLVREALGNVGLANAIDLMPSELSGGMQRRVALARALILKPKIIMYDEPTTGLDPITAKEIIQLMRTIQIKYRTSSLIITHDVDCARVISNRMILLVDGINYAEGTFEELSNSSDEQVQAFFKN; encoded by the coding sequence ATGGATTCTGCAACAAACATAAAAACCGTTTTAGAATTAAAAAACCTTTATAAAAGTTTTGGTGATAATCATGTATTGAACGGTTTCAACCTTAAACTTTTTGAAGGGGAAAATTTGGTTGTCATGGGTAAGTCGGGTGCAGGTAAATCGGTAATGATCAAATGTTTGGTTGGTTTAATCCAGCCCGATAGCGGCAGTATAACCATTAATGATCAAGATATTACAACGATGGGTCATAAAGAATTGGATATCCTTCGGACTGAAATTGGTTTTCTTTTTCAGGGAAGTGCGCTGTATGATTCGATGACCGTTCGTGAAAATTTAGAATTTCCCTTGCGAAGACATAAAGATAAAATTGAAAACTTTCAAGGAACCGAAGTTTTGGTTAGAGAAGCCTTGGGAAATGTGGGTTTGGCTAATGCAATTGATTTGATGCCATCGGAACTTTCGGGTGGTATGCAGCGGAGAGTGGCCTTGGCAAGAGCATTAATTTTGAAACCGAAGATTATTATGTATGATGAGCCAACAACTGGTTTGGATCCAATTACTGCAAAGGAAATTATCCAGTTGATGCGAACGATTCAGATTAAATACCGCACTTCTTCGCTCATCATTACTCATGATGTAGATTGCGCGAGGGTAATCTCCAACCGAATGATTTTGCTGGTAGATGGGATTAATTATGCTGAAGGAACTTTTGAAGAACTTTCAAATTCCAGTGACGAGCAGGTTCAGGCATTTTTTAAAAACTAA